Part of the Cytophagia bacterium CHB2 genome, GTTGCGCCGTTGATTGCCAAGCTTTTCGAGTGGTATGTGACGGGCAAGCATTCGCTGCTTGAAGTCGCTAAGATGGCGACGGCGGAGGGCCTGACCTATGGGAAGGCAGGCAGCAAGATTCACCGCAGCTTGGTTCATCGCATACTGACCAACCCAATTTATTACGGCGGCTTTAGGTGGAAAGGAAAGCTGTACGAGGGTAAGCATGAGCCGTTGATTTCAAAGGGGCTTTTCGATGCGGTGCAAGAACGCTTATCGGACATGGGGAAACCTCGTGCACAGCAGCGCAAATACAGATGGGCATTTCAAGGGCTGGTCAGTTGCGGTCATTGTGGTTGCGCTTTGACGGCAGAAATTCAAAAAGGGAAATATGTCTATTATCATTGCACCGGCAACCGAGGAAGATGCCCTGAGAAATATGTGCGCGAAGAAGAGATTGCCAGACAGTTCGGCCAGGCATTAAAGGCGATCAAAATGGACGACGAGGTCTTGGCGTGGGTTACGCTGGCGTTGCGTGAAAGCCATCGCGATGAAAAGCAACATCATGATGAGATGATAGCCAAGCTGCAAAGGCAGTATCAAAAGCTACAACATCGCATTGATCAAATTTATGTCGATAAGCTTGACGGGGAGATTTCGGCGGAACTCTTCGAGCGCAAAAGTGCGGAATGGCGAAATGAACAAGCGGAGATTTTGCGTACCATAGAAAAGCACCAGGCCGCCAATCAGTCGTATCTTGAAGAAGGCATCAAACTTTTGGAATTGTCACAAAGAGCAGTGAGTCTCTACGAAATGCAGCCGATGAAGGAAAAACGCCGTCTTTTGGATTTCGTGTGTTCGAACTCCGTTTGGAAGAA contains:
- a CDS encoding recombinase family protein → MSEQPQKAVIYARVSSKEQEKEGYSIPAQLKLLRDYAMQKGFSVVQEYEDVETAKHAGRTNFTEMAKFLKAESKKGESANRCRAILVEKTDRLYRNLKDWVILDELVVEIHFVKENFVLSEDSRSSEKLMHGIKVLMAKNYIDNLSEETKKGMAEKAAQGVYPGGAPLGYLNTQAEGKRIIQLNPEVAPLIAKLFEWYVTGKHSLLEVAKMATAEGLTYGKAGSKIHRSLVHRILTNPIYYGGFRWKGKLYEGKHEPLISKGLFDAVQERLSDMGKPRAQQRKYRWAFQGLVSCGHCGCALTAEIQKGKYVYYHCTGNRGRCPEKYVREEEIARQFGQALKAIKMDDEVLAWVTLALRESHRDEKQHHDEMIAKLQRQYQKLQHRIDQIYVDKLDGEISAELFERKSAEWRNEQAEILRTIEKHQAANQSYLEEGIKLLELSQRAVSLYEMQPMKEKRRLLDFVCSNSVWKNGELIPSYRKPFDLLALTNATHQKEKANMGDHVDLSPIWLPR